One genomic segment of Ricinus communis isolate WT05 ecotype wild-type chromosome 3, ASM1957865v1, whole genome shotgun sequence includes these proteins:
- the LOC8265113 gene encoding zinc finger CCCH domain-containing protein 20, with the protein MMLGERHRVTVPPWARDSNPDDNAAGASDYNPYYLEEALGALQRYLPSNEPEIDSDSEIPGLEQDSAVDAFSCDHFRMYEFKVRRCARGRSHDWTECPYAHPGEKARRRDPRKYHYSGTACPDFRKGNCKKGDACEFAHGVFECWLHPARYRTQPCKDGPNCRRRVCFFAHTADQLRVLPQQSPRSVDSYDGSPLRQAMEAAACVKVLPFLSSPSSISPPPTPPAADSPPMSPMLSRSVGSNSINEMVASLRNLQLGKMRSLPSSWNVQVGGSGFGSPRSGSVLRPGFCSLPTTPTSAPTRSGLGYRDMWDDVIEEPAMERVESGRGLRAKMFEKLSKENSLGRVEPDPAQSGSAPDVGWVSELVM; encoded by the coding sequence ATGATGCTCGGTGAGCGGCATCGTGTTACAGTCCCGCCGTGGGCCAGAGATTCAAACCCAGACGATAATGCTGCTGGCGCCTCTGATTACAACCCGTACTATCTGGAAGAAGCGTTAGGAGCGTTACAACGTTATCTACCGTCAAACGAACCGGAGATAGATTCAGACTCGGAGATTCCGGGTCTGGAGCAAGATTCAGCAGTCGACGCGTTCTCTTGTGATCATTTCCGGATGTATGAATTTAAGGTTCGGAGATGTGCACGTGGGCGGTCACATGACTGGACTGAGTGTCCTTATGCACATCCAGGTGAGAAAGCAAGGAGAAGAGACCCGAGAAAGTATCATTATTCGGGTACTGCATGTCCTGATTTTCGCAAAGGGAATTGCAAGAAAGGTGATGCTTGTGAGTTTGCACATGGTGTTTTTGAGTGCTGGCTGCATCCAGCAAGGTATCGGACTCAACCGTGTAAAGATGGGCCTAACTGTAGGAGAAGAGTCTGTTTTTTCGCTCATACTGCTGATCAACTTAGGGTTTTGCCTCAGCAGAGTCCCAGAAGCGTTGATTCTTATGATGGATCGCCGTTAAGGCAGGCCATGGAGGCGGCTGCTTGTGTTAAAGTTCTTCCTTTTTTATCTAGTCCTAGCTCTATTTCCCCCCCTCCTACTCCTCCCGCGGCTGATTCACCGCCTATGTCGCCGATGTTGAGTCGGTCTGTTGGGTCAAACTCTATCAATGAAATGGTCGCTTCCCTAAGGAACTTGCAGCTAGGCAAGATGAGATCTTTACCCTCTTCTTGGAATGTCCAAGTTGGTGGATCCGGTTTCGGGTCACCTAGATCCGGGTCTGTTCTTCGACCCGGTTTTTGTAGTCTTCCAACAACTCCCACTTCTGCTCCGACCCGTTCTGGTTTGGGGTATAGGGATATGTGGGATGATGTTATTGAGGAGCCAGCAATGGAGAGGGTCGAGTCAGGCAGGGGCTTGCGTGCAAAGATGTTTGAGAAATTGAGCAAAGAGAATTCGTTGGGTCGGGTTGAGCCGGATCCTGCCCAATCGGGAAGTGCTCCGGATGTCGGATGGGTTTCGGAGCTAGTGATGTGA